The Carnobacterium sp. 17-4 genome has a window encoding:
- a CDS encoding pyruvate, water dikinase regulatory protein: protein MSSKSTINFYIISDSVGGTASQLGQAAMTQFPDADIKVSAYPFIRGSDTLLSILEKAEADNAIVLHTLVDENLNETAKTFCESHELVCFDPLSPIISELEKRSEMTPIQKPGALHLLDETYFNRIKAIEFAVKFDDGRDPKGFLEADIVLLGISRTSKTPLSMFLANQNYKVANLPLIPEAHIPEQIWEVDPKKIVGLTSDREALNSIRRERMITYGMNPDTEYSKLDRIDRELVFAKDLYDKLGCLVINVSKKSIEETAAIIINTLQIEHKKYEQN, encoded by the coding sequence ATGTCTTCAAAATCAACTATTAATTTTTATATCATCTCCGATTCAGTAGGCGGAACAGCTAGTCAACTTGGACAAGCTGCTATGACTCAGTTTCCTGATGCAGATATTAAAGTTTCAGCCTATCCTTTCATTCGCGGATCAGACACCCTTTTATCTATCTTAGAAAAAGCAGAAGCCGATAATGCGATTGTCCTTCATACATTGGTAGATGAAAATTTAAATGAAACAGCTAAAACATTTTGTGAATCACATGAGTTGGTTTGTTTTGATCCGCTATCTCCAATCATAAGTGAACTTGAAAAACGTTCTGAAATGACTCCTATTCAAAAACCAGGAGCTTTGCATCTTCTAGATGAGACCTATTTTAATCGAATTAAGGCAATTGAATTTGCTGTTAAATTTGATGATGGTCGTGATCCGAAAGGCTTTTTAGAAGCTGACATCGTTTTGCTAGGAATTTCTAGAACGTCAAAAACACCTTTAAGTATGTTTTTAGCTAATCAGAATTATAAGGTTGCTAACTTGCCTCTTATTCCTGAAGCTCACATACCTGAACAAATATGGGAAGTAGATCCGAAAAAAATAGTTGGTTTAACCAGTGACCGTGAAGCGCTGAACTCTATTCGTCGTGAAAGAATGATTACTTATGGAATGAATCCAGATACGGAATATTCTAAATTAGACCGAATTGATCGAGAACTTGTTTTCGCAAAAGATTTGTATGATAAGTTAGGATGTTTAGTGATTAATGTTTCAAAAAAATCAATTGAAGAGACAGCTGCAATTATTATCAATACTTTGCAAATCGAACATAAAAAATACGAACAGAACTAA
- a CDS encoding Fur family transcriptional regulator: MTYMTAVEQAIETLKEHGYKYTDKRENMLSVFAAENRYLTAKEVQLGLKERYPSISYDTIYRNIYTFVELEVLEETELNGEKMFRFGCKHTGHHHHFICTNCGKTKQIEMCPMNFFETQLNGCQIESHRFEIFGKCENCS, translated from the coding sequence ATCACTTATATGACAGCAGTTGAACAAGCAATTGAAACGTTGAAAGAACACGGATATAAATACACAGATAAACGTGAGAACATGTTATCCGTATTTGCAGCTGAAAATCGATATCTAACCGCAAAAGAAGTGCAACTTGGTTTGAAAGAAAGATACCCTTCTATTAGTTACGATACGATTTATCGAAATATTTATACCTTTGTAGAATTAGAGGTACTTGAAGAAACTGAATTAAATGGAGAAAAAATGTTCCGTTTTGGGTGTAAACACACCGGACACCACCATCATTTTATTTGTACAAATTGCGGAAAAACAAAACAAATCGAAATGTGCCCAATGAATTTCTTTGAAACTCAACTAAATGGGTGCCAGATTGAATCCCATCGATTTGAAATTTTTGGGAAATGTGAAAATTGTTCTTAA
- the rpsU gene encoding 30S ribosomal protein S21, translating into MSKTVLKKNESLDDALRRFKRSVSKTGTLQEARKREFYEKPSVKRKKKSEAARKRKF; encoded by the coding sequence ATGTCAAAAACAGTTCTTAAGAAAAATGAATCTCTTGATGATGCTCTTCGTCGCTTTAAACGTTCCGTTTCAAAAACAGGTACTTTACAAGAAGCTCGTAAACGCGAATTCTATGAAAAACCAAGTGTGAAACGTAAGAAAAAATCTGAAGCTGCTAGAAAACGTAAATTCTAG
- a CDS encoding GatB/YqeY domain-containing protein, with protein sequence MSLLETINDDIKTAMKAKDKESLAVLRMLKAALQNDQISKGNELSEDEELTVLSREMKQRRESLAEFKDAGREDLVEQTEAAMNLVGNYLPQQLSVNELKAIIQEAITKVDAKSMKDFGKVMGVVVPLTKGKADGNEVNRLVKELLNA encoded by the coding sequence TTGTCACTTTTAGAAACCATTAATGACGACATTAAAACTGCGATGAAAGCCAAAGATAAAGAATCTTTAGCTGTTCTACGTATGTTAAAAGCTGCATTGCAAAATGATCAAATCAGCAAAGGTAATGAATTAAGTGAGGATGAAGAGTTAACAGTTCTTTCTCGCGAAATGAAACAACGTCGTGAATCTCTTGCGGAGTTTAAAGATGCTGGTCGAGAAGACCTAGTTGAACAAACTGAAGCAGCCATGAACCTCGTTGGTAACTATTTACCTCAGCAACTTTCTGTAAACGAACTTAAAGCGATTATTCAAGAGGCTATTACTAAAGTAGATGCTAAGTCTATGAAAGATTTTGGAAAAGTTATGGGAGTTGTTGTACCTTTAACAAAAGGTAAAGCAGACGGTAACGAAGTCAATCGATTAGTAAAAGAACTTTTGAATGCATAA
- a CDS encoding PhoH family protein — MTNETRLVNLKNENTTAILFGTQDKHLTLLEESMEVIINSRGSHLEIIGFEENTAIVEEILNQLEELIKRSIQVGPSDVVTAIKMAKKNTLQFFISMYEEEIGKDHGGKPIRAKTFGQRQYIQSIKKNDITFGVGPAGTGKTYLAVFMAVAAMKKGEVKKIILTRPAVEAGENLGFLPGDLKEKVDPYLRPIYDALYNVFGLEHTTRLMDRNVIEIAPLAYMRGRTLEDAFVILDEAQNTTKAQMKMFLTRLGFGSKMIVNGDVTQIDLPRGAISGLVHAEKVLNNVKGIDFVQFDSNDVVRHPVVASIINAYSEEKTMSEVKKDEIEKLSTEKNE; from the coding sequence TTGACGAATGAAACACGTTTAGTAAATTTGAAAAATGAAAATACTACAGCTATTCTATTTGGTACTCAAGATAAACATTTAACGTTATTAGAAGAGTCAATGGAAGTTATTATTAACAGCCGTGGAAGCCATTTAGAAATTATTGGTTTTGAAGAAAACACAGCTATAGTTGAGGAAATCCTTAATCAATTAGAAGAGTTGATCAAACGCTCCATTCAAGTTGGCCCATCAGATGTGGTCACTGCCATCAAGATGGCTAAAAAGAATACATTGCAATTTTTCATCAGCATGTATGAAGAAGAAATTGGGAAAGATCATGGCGGCAAACCTATACGAGCAAAAACATTTGGTCAACGCCAATATATTCAATCCATTAAAAAAAATGATATTACTTTTGGTGTAGGTCCCGCTGGAACAGGTAAAACCTATTTAGCTGTTTTCATGGCAGTTGCTGCTATGAAAAAAGGGGAAGTGAAAAAAATCATCTTGACTCGTCCGGCTGTTGAAGCAGGCGAAAATCTTGGTTTTTTACCTGGAGATCTAAAAGAAAAAGTCGATCCGTATTTACGTCCAATCTATGATGCTTTGTATAACGTGTTTGGCTTGGAGCACACTACTCGTTTAATGGATCGCAACGTTATCGAGATTGCTCCATTAGCTTATATGCGAGGACGTACGTTGGAAGATGCTTTTGTCATATTGGATGAGGCGCAAAATACGACAAAAGCTCAAATGAAGATGTTCCTGACTCGTCTTGGTTTTGGCTCAAAAATGATTGTAAATGGAGACGTTACTCAGATTGATTTGCCTAGAGGAGCTATCAGTGGATTGGTTCATGCTGAAAAAGTATTGAATAATGTTAAGGGGATTGATTTTGTTCAATTTGACTCGAATGATGTCGTGCGCCATCCAGTAGTTGCTAGTATTATAAATGCTTACAGCGAAGAAAAAACAATGAGTGAAGTCAAAAAAGATGAAATTGAAAAACTGAGCACTGAAAAAAATGAATAG
- a CDS encoding HD family phosphohydrolase produces the protein MRRNLIRLQKKMGKLYIPSILLFTSVVLFFIMYSNVKPTALDIELFQVAEDTIRANATVEDTEKTKENKETVAATVSPVYTYNPDLKAIQTSKVEVLFATIDEVIQETDKKYEADLKEARKKATEDKPDISAEELSEIKVSRLSEDEMLRLFKEKLNNLDDATKEFIDMLPDWAVLDLLSTNEATLAGMRESIVSVVSQFMTHPIKSEEVSEIKVEANNNLDYSDLDSNNQRIASLIIDNAIVENNTYNANATEEKKVEEMANVPPSLILQGQVIVQEGHVVDSNDMHQLELLGVLDNTFSKQSLYGLIVLIFTQALLLYYLGKSRKIDRIDHGRQITFYAIIMIVSLLLMKSLQLLQNSDIDYIGLLYPAALASTLLTAFGSRRFGILANGFTAAFSIFIFSPDSGTSFSIILVLFYLLSGMMGTMITRTKITNQFWSSFIWVTVFNALFISSFILYLNMHFWSQQVFLMIFYALLSGIISYLLAVLLSPYIEVLFEENAVLTLTELSNPNSPLLKELLTKAPGTYHHSLMVANLSANAVGAIGGDSLFARVACYYHDVGKLRHSLFFVENLPPGMENPHDLLTPFESKEIIFGHVSEGVKMLEKAKMPQSIIDICAQHHGTTLMKYFYVTAKEKDETVLESDFRYPGPKPQTKEAAVINIADSAEAAVRSMSHPTKESIEKFVHNLINGRITDGQFDECSISLQELKIVEKAICEGLNGTFHSRIEYPTLNK, from the coding sequence ATGCGAAGAAATTTAATACGCCTTCAGAAAAAAATGGGCAAACTATATATTCCTTCTATTCTTTTGTTTACTTCTGTGGTTTTATTTTTCATCATGTATAGCAATGTTAAACCAACTGCTTTAGACATTGAATTGTTTCAAGTGGCAGAAGATACCATACGTGCCAATGCAACTGTAGAAGATACAGAAAAAACAAAAGAAAACAAAGAAACTGTCGCAGCAACGGTTTCTCCTGTATATACGTATAACCCAGACTTGAAGGCTATCCAAACATCAAAAGTAGAAGTTTTATTTGCTACGATAGATGAAGTGATTCAAGAAACAGATAAAAAATATGAAGCTGATTTAAAAGAAGCTAGAAAAAAAGCTACCGAAGACAAACCTGATATAAGTGCTGAGGAATTATCAGAAATAAAAGTATCTAGATTATCAGAAGATGAAATGTTAAGGTTATTTAAAGAAAAACTAAATAACTTAGACGATGCTACAAAAGAATTTATTGATATGCTTCCAGATTGGGCTGTTTTAGATTTGTTGTCTACGAATGAAGCAACATTAGCAGGAATGAGAGAATCAATTGTTTCTGTGGTATCACAATTCATGACCCATCCTATTAAAAGTGAAGAAGTAAGTGAAATTAAAGTAGAAGCCAATAATAATTTGGATTATTCTGATTTGGACTCAAATAACCAGCGCATCGCAAGTCTGATCATCGATAATGCTATTGTTGAAAATAATACTTACAATGCAAATGCTACTGAGGAAAAGAAAGTTGAAGAAATGGCTAATGTTCCTCCTTCACTGATTTTGCAAGGACAAGTAATCGTTCAAGAAGGCCATGTTGTTGACAGCAACGATATGCATCAACTTGAATTACTAGGTGTGTTAGACAATACTTTTTCAAAACAATCTTTATATGGTCTAATAGTATTGATTTTTACCCAAGCGTTGCTTTTATATTATTTAGGAAAATCTAGAAAAATAGATCGAATAGACCATGGGCGTCAAATTACTTTCTATGCCATCATTATGATAGTCTCGTTATTGCTGATGAAAAGCTTGCAACTGCTTCAAAACTCGGATATCGATTACATCGGTTTACTATATCCAGCTGCGTTAGCTTCAACGTTATTAACAGCATTTGGCTCACGACGTTTTGGAATATTGGCAAATGGATTTACAGCCGCATTTTCTATCTTTATTTTCAGCCCAGATTCAGGCACTAGTTTTAGTATCATATTAGTCCTCTTTTATCTATTGAGCGGTATGATGGGTACAATGATTACGCGTACTAAAATTACCAACCAGTTCTGGTCTAGTTTCATTTGGGTCACTGTATTCAATGCCTTATTTATCAGTTCATTTATTTTATACTTAAATATGCATTTTTGGTCACAACAAGTTTTTCTAATGATTTTCTACGCGCTCTTAAGTGGAATCATCTCTTACTTACTGGCTGTACTTCTATCACCGTATATTGAAGTTTTATTTGAGGAAAATGCCGTATTGACGTTAACTGAATTATCTAACCCGAACAGCCCATTGCTAAAAGAACTGCTGACAAAAGCTCCAGGGACCTATCACCATAGTTTGATGGTAGCGAACTTAAGCGCAAATGCAGTCGGGGCTATTGGAGGAGATTCCTTATTTGCTCGAGTGGCTTGTTACTATCATGATGTTGGAAAATTGCGTCATTCACTCTTTTTTGTAGAAAATTTACCACCTGGGATGGAAAATCCACATGATTTATTAACCCCTTTTGAAAGTAAAGAAATTATTTTTGGACATGTTAGTGAAGGGGTCAAAATGCTTGAAAAAGCTAAAATGCCTCAATCGATTATTGATATCTGTGCTCAGCACCATGGGACAACACTTATGAAATATTTTTATGTTACGGCTAAAGAAAAAGATGAAACCGTACTTGAAAGTGATTTTAGGTATCCGGGGCCAAAACCGCAAACAAAAGAAGCAGCCGTCATCAATATTGCAGATAGTGCCGAGGCAGCTGTAAGGTCGATGTCGCATCCGACTAAAGAATCCATTGAAAAATTCGTTCATAATTTAATTAATGGAAGGATCACAGATGGTCAATTTGATGAATGTTCGATTTCTTTACAAGAATTGAAGATAGTTGAAAAAGCGATTTGTGAAGGATTGAATGGTACTTTCCATTCGAGGATCGAATACCCGACGCTGAATAAGTAA
- the ybeY gene encoding rRNA maturation RNase YbeY, translating into MELDLYDETNKIATEQKELIQSLLEFAGNHLELPKDTEMSVTFVDNENIQKINKTYRGKDQPTDVISFAIEDEAEDELMINFDTLEEPMPRNIGDIIISVDKTASQADEYGHSFDRELGFLALHGFLHLNGYDHMTPEDEKEMFGLQKEILEAYGLKR; encoded by the coding sequence ATGGAATTAGATTTGTATGATGAAACCAACAAAATTGCTACTGAACAAAAAGAATTAATCCAGTCGTTATTAGAATTTGCTGGAAATCATCTAGAGTTGCCAAAAGATACTGAGATGTCAGTAACGTTTGTTGATAATGAAAATATTCAAAAAATCAATAAGACGTATCGTGGAAAAGATCAACCAACGGACGTCATTAGTTTTGCAATTGAAGATGAAGCAGAAGACGAATTGATGATCAACTTTGATACTTTAGAAGAACCGATGCCAAGAAATATTGGAGATATTATTATTTCTGTTGATAAAACCGCAAGCCAAGCCGATGAATATGGACATTCTTTTGATCGAGAATTAGGATTTTTGGCCTTACATGGGTTCTTGCATTTGAATGGGTACGATCATATGACCCCTGAAGATGAAAAAGAAATGTTTGGATTGCAGAAAGAGATATTAGAAGCCTATGGACTTAAAAGATAA
- a CDS encoding diacylglycerol kinase family protein, protein MKNSRFSDSFKYAFKGVLTVFQEERNMRCHIMIGSIVLLFCVFLNLAVNEWLWVIFSIFLVIIMEVWNTVIENVVDLAAGEQYHSLAKKAKDMAAAAVLMTAGFSVVVAAIIILPKLWQILF, encoded by the coding sequence GTGAAAAACTCTAGATTTTCAGATTCCTTTAAATACGCATTTAAGGGAGTTCTAACGGTATTTCAAGAAGAACGGAATATGCGTTGCCATATTATGATTGGTTCAATAGTCCTATTGTTTTGTGTGTTCCTTAATTTAGCTGTCAATGAATGGTTATGGGTTATTTTCAGTATATTTTTAGTGATCATAATGGAAGTTTGGAATACGGTCATTGAAAACGTGGTTGATTTAGCTGCTGGTGAACAATATCATTCTCTGGCAAAGAAAGCGAAAGATATGGCTGCCGCAGCTGTTCTAATGACAGCAGGATTTTCCGTTGTGGTAGCAGCGATTATTATATTACCTAAATTATGGCAAATACTATTTTAA
- a CDS encoding cytidine deaminase, with amino-acid sequence MHTTEQKVEELIQKATDMLDKAYVPYSNFPVGAALLTKEGEVFSGCNIENASFGLTNCAERTAIFKAVSEGKKEFDYLVVTGDTDGPISPCGACRQVLAEFCGPDMPVLLTNNKGNKQITTVGELLPGAFKSEDMV; translated from the coding sequence ATGCACACTACAGAACAAAAAGTCGAAGAATTAATTCAAAAAGCAACGGACATGCTAGATAAAGCTTATGTTCCTTATTCCAATTTTCCAGTTGGAGCAGCTCTTTTAACGAAAGAGGGAGAAGTATTTTCAGGATGTAATATTGAGAACGCCTCTTTTGGTTTAACCAATTGTGCTGAGCGTACAGCAATTTTTAAAGCAGTTTCTGAAGGAAAAAAAGAGTTTGATTATTTGGTGGTTACCGGTGATACAGATGGACCTATCTCACCTTGTGGGGCTTGCAGACAAGTACTAGCAGAATTTTGTGGTCCAGATATGCCTGTCTTATTAACGAACAATAAAGGAAATAAACAGATAACAACGGTTGGCGAATTGCTGCCCGGAGCTTTTAAATCGGAGGATATGGTTTAA
- the era gene encoding GTPase Era, which yields MKNTNEHKSGFVSIVGRPNVGKSTLLNRIVGQKIAIMSDKAQTTRNKIQGIYTTPESQIVFIDTPGIHKPKHRLGDFMVNSAFSAFREVDVILFMVNITEKRGPGDNFIMEKLKTVKSPVFLVLNKIDKIHPDQLLPIIEDYRSLVDFAQVIPISASEGNNVDTLLEEITKYLPTGPQFYPEDQVTDHPEYFIVSELIREKVLELTREEVPHSVAVVVESMQRNELGKVQVHAAIIVERSSQKGIIIGKGGKMLKDIGIRARRDIEVLLGDKIYLDLWVKVQKDWRDRQINLQDYGYRKDDY from the coding sequence ATGAAAAATACAAATGAGCACAAATCAGGTTTTGTTTCTATAGTAGGACGTCCAAATGTTGGTAAATCAACGTTGTTAAATAGAATTGTAGGGCAAAAAATAGCAATCATGAGTGATAAAGCTCAAACAACAAGAAATAAAATTCAAGGGATCTACACGACTCCAGAATCACAAATCGTATTTATTGATACTCCTGGTATTCATAAACCGAAACATCGTCTAGGGGATTTCATGGTGAATTCAGCTTTTAGTGCTTTTAGAGAAGTTGATGTGATTTTATTTATGGTAAATATTACAGAAAAACGTGGCCCTGGAGATAACTTTATTATGGAAAAACTAAAAACAGTAAAAAGTCCCGTGTTTTTAGTATTGAATAAAATTGATAAAATACATCCAGATCAATTGCTGCCGATTATCGAAGACTACCGTTCACTAGTAGATTTTGCACAAGTTATTCCAATTTCAGCCTCTGAAGGAAATAATGTAGATACATTATTAGAGGAAATCACAAAATATCTACCTACTGGACCTCAATTCTACCCAGAAGATCAAGTGACCGATCATCCCGAATACTTTATTGTTTCTGAATTGATTCGTGAGAAAGTATTAGAGTTGACTAGAGAAGAAGTTCCTCATTCTGTGGCGGTAGTAGTAGAGAGTATGCAACGCAATGAACTGGGGAAAGTTCAAGTTCATGCAGCGATCATCGTAGAACGTTCAAGTCAAAAAGGTATTATTATTGGCAAGGGCGGAAAAATGCTGAAAGATATTGGTATCCGTGCGAGAAGAGATATCGAAGTATTGCTGGGAGACAAAATTTACCTTGATCTTTGGGTAAAAGTTCAAAAAGATTGGCGCGATCGTCAAATAAATTTACAAGACTATGGTTACCGCAAAGATGATTATTAA
- the recO gene encoding DNA repair protein RecO: MAQVEEVEGIVLSVRNHRENDQLVKLFTNRFGKRMFFVKGTRKQKNKLRTAVLPFTKATYIADIRDTGLCFIRDAKEVDQYKSMQTDIFLNAYATYILNLADAALDDGIVDSTLFHKIDRCLTEIDEETDPEIVVNIFEIQILPYFGVSPELRGCRVCGNTEGPFDYSGSYGGLLCQNHWHLDRHRYHASRRAIHFIRLFSVVSLDQLGAITVKEETKREIRTLIDLIYEESVGIKLKSKKFIDQMYTWGNLLIDKRVPPNETPDENEK, from the coding sequence ATGGCTCAAGTAGAAGAAGTAGAAGGCATTGTGCTATCTGTGCGAAATCATCGCGAAAACGATCAATTAGTTAAATTATTTACTAATCGCTTTGGCAAGAGAATGTTTTTTGTTAAAGGAACCAGAAAGCAAAAGAACAAACTTAGAACTGCGGTGTTGCCATTTACGAAAGCGACGTATATTGCGGACATTCGTGACACTGGGCTTTGTTTTATAAGAGATGCAAAAGAAGTTGATCAGTATAAAAGTATGCAAACCGATATTTTCTTAAATGCTTATGCAACGTATATTTTGAATTTAGCAGATGCAGCTTTAGATGATGGAATTGTGGATAGTACGTTATTTCATAAGATAGACCGGTGTTTAACCGAAATCGATGAAGAAACGGATCCTGAGATTGTCGTGAATATATTTGAAATACAGATTCTTCCATACTTTGGTGTTTCGCCCGAATTAAGAGGCTGTCGGGTATGCGGGAATACTGAGGGACCTTTTGATTACTCAGGCAGTTATGGTGGCCTACTATGCCAAAATCATTGGCATTTAGATCGTCACCGTTACCATGCAAGCAGAAGAGCGATTCATTTTATTCGTTTGTTTTCAGTGGTCTCGTTGGATCAGTTAGGTGCTATTACAGTTAAAGAGGAAACAAAGCGAGAGATCAGGACGTTGATTGACCTCATCTATGAAGAGTCTGTCGGAATAAAGTTGAAAAGTAAAAAATTTATCGATCAAATGTATACTTGGGGTAACCTCCTAATAGATAAGAGAGTTCCTCCGAATGAAACACCAGACGAGAATGAAAAGTAA
- the glyQ gene encoding glycine--tRNA ligase subunit alpha: protein MKENSLTFQEIILTLQKYWSDQGCLLLQSYDTEKGAGTMSPYTFLRAIGPEPWNAAYVEPSRRPADGRYGENPNRLFQHHQFQVVMKPSPDNIQELYLESLRLLGIDPLEHDIRFVEDNWENPSMGCAGLGWEVWLDGMEITQFTYFQQVGGLECNPVTSEITFGLERLASYIQDVDSVYDIEWTKGVKYGEIFIQPEYEHSKYAFENSNQEMLLMLFNEYEKEATTQIEAGLVHPAYDYVLKCSHTFNLLDARGAVSVTERAGYLARIRKMARSIAKAFVTEREKLGFPLLQGQSIENKEAK, encoded by the coding sequence ATGAAAGAAAATAGTTTAACGTTTCAAGAAATCATTTTGACTTTACAAAAATATTGGTCTGATCAAGGGTGTCTATTGCTCCAATCCTATGACACAGAAAAAGGTGCAGGAACGATGAGTCCTTATACGTTTTTACGTGCTATTGGACCTGAACCATGGAATGCAGCTTATGTAGAGCCTTCAAGACGTCCAGCAGATGGCCGTTATGGTGAAAATCCAAACCGTTTATTCCAACATCATCAATTTCAAGTCGTTATGAAACCTTCACCGGATAACATCCAAGAACTTTATTTAGAAAGCCTTCGCTTATTAGGCATTGATCCTTTAGAACACGATATTCGTTTTGTGGAAGACAACTGGGAAAATCCTTCTATGGGATGTGCAGGTTTAGGTTGGGAAGTTTGGTTAGATGGAATGGAAATCACTCAATTTACGTATTTCCAACAGGTTGGTGGGTTAGAATGCAATCCTGTAACCAGTGAGATCACATTTGGTTTAGAACGTTTAGCTTCTTACATTCAAGATGTCGACAGTGTTTATGACATTGAATGGACAAAAGGCGTGAAATATGGCGAAATCTTTATTCAACCTGAATACGAGCATTCAAAATACGCTTTTGAAAATAGCAATCAAGAAATGCTTCTAATGTTATTTAATGAATATGAAAAAGAAGCTACTACCCAAATTGAAGCAGGCCTGGTTCACCCAGCCTATGATTATGTTTTAAAATGTAGTCACACCTTTAATTTATTAGACGCAAGAGGGGCCGTTTCAGTTACAGAACGTGCCGGTTATCTGGCTCGTATTCGTAAAATGGCTCGTTCAATTGCAAAAGCTTTCGTTACAGAACGTGAAAAATTAGGATTCCCTTTGCTTCAAGGTCAATCTATCGAAAATAAGGAGGCAAAGTAA